In Papaver somniferum cultivar HN1 chromosome 1, ASM357369v1, whole genome shotgun sequence, a genomic segment contains:
- the LOC113317833 gene encoding pentatricopeptide repeat-containing protein At1g12775, mitochondrial-like has translation MTETGIQRDAFTCSTLIHGLCKTGQVGRALQLKNNMIKWNCRPAAVSYCVIIDTLCKGGLVDEALVLFNEMHRDPNVVPDVVVYTPLINGICNSGRLNEGRRLFDEMINRGISANITTYNCMIHGHCLHDQQEEARRYFDDMMDRRISPDRITSSILIDSHCKDGMMEDAWGLFKLMQKINIKPNQLTYSSLIDGLCLTGRLQEAVKLFDLMVDRGLEPDVFSYGVLINGYCKNRKMDEAMQLFNKMKWSGRQPSTVTYTALLGGLYHVGRLRTAERLISEMQSFGQSPDEVTYATMLNGLCKNGKLEKAIELFESMKGIGIIANI, from the coding sequence ATGACTGAAACAGGTATTCAACGTGATGCCTTCACATGTAGCACTCTTATACATGGGCTTTGTAAAACTGGTCAAGTGGGTCGTGCTCTTCAGCTGAAAAACAATATGATCAAATGGAACTGCAGACCTGCTGCTGTCTCATACTGTGTGATTATAGATACACTTTGCAAAGGAGGTTTGGTCGATGAAGCTCTGGTTCTCTTCAATGAAATGCATAGGGATCCCAATGTTGTACCCGATGTAGTTGTTTACACTCCTTTGATCAATGGGATATGCAATTCAGGCCGGTTGAATGAAGGAAGGAGACTTTTTGACGAGATGATTAATAGAGGAATATCTGCAAATATAACAACTTATAATTGTATGATTCATGGTCACTGCCTACATGATCAACAGGAAGAAGCAAGAcgatattttgatgatatgatgGATCGACGGATTTCACCAGATAGAATAACTTCTAGTATATTAATAGATTCACATTGTAAAGATGGGATGATGGAAGATGCTTGGGGATTATTTAAACTAAtgcaaaaaataaacataaaacccAATCAGTTAACTTATAGTTCACTGATCGATGGTCTGTGTTTGACAGGGCGACTGCAAGAAGCGGTTAAACTGTTTGACTTGATGGTGGATAGAGGCCTTGAGCCAGATGTGTTCAGCTACGGTGTGTTAATCAATGGGTATTGCAAGAATCGTAAGATGGATGAAGCTATGCAgctattcaacaaaatgaaatggaGTGGACGGCAACCTAGCACTGTTACTTACACTGCACTGTTAGGGGGATTATACCATGTTGGAAGACTTAGGACAGCAGAAAGATTGATTAGCGAGATGCAATCTTTTGGTCAATCTCCAGATGAAGTTACATACGCTACAATGTTGAATGGTCTTTGCAAGAATGGAAAATTGGAGAAGGCAATCGAATTGTTCGAATCCATGAAAGGTATTGGTATCATAGCTAATATTTAA
- the LOC113362609 gene encoding uncharacterized protein LOC113362609, translating to MTEYDEDDDIGNKLLDEADGVENYAEFIRLTANCYKEEEEAEDEDPRKAEVTPLYVGMEWGSFTECREYLRDYGSRKILGYVRDNPDCKPKAIRRRVKRKYKVNISYWTAWHARWRCLEMILGSFEDSYAKVPDLCEQIKKDNPGSIAAFSRDSRTKQFTGLCVAYNASLEGFKDARPMIGLDAYHSNGKYGGVIMSDTALDGNGGLFPLAVYFTRLECKETWNAFLEIIAPSLHLHDKPLTFISDKQKGIEYGVQRQFGYVNHFHRLCFRHHYKNMKMKHPGPEIEKLAWKAAKSYNEIDYNQAMKDLGETKMQARE from the exons ATGACAGAAT ACGATGAGGATGATGATATAGGAAATAAGCTTTTGGATGAAGCAGATGGGGTTGAGAATTACGCTGAATTCATCAGGCTAACAGCAAACTGCTATAAGGAAGAAGAGGAAGCGGAAGATGAGGATCCTAGAAAAGCTGAAGTTACACCACTATATGTTGGGATGGAATGGGGTTCTTTTACAGAGTGCAGAGAGTATTTAAGAGACTATG GCTCAAGAAAG aTTCTGGGATATGTAAGAGACAACCCTGACTGCAAGCCTAAAGCTATAAGGAGAAGAGTTAAGAGGAAGTATAAGGTGAATATTTCATATTGGacagcttggcatgctaggtggAGGTGTTTGGAGATGATATTGGGAAGCTTTGAAGATTCTTACGCTAAAGTTCCTGATTTGTGTGAGCAAATAAAGAAGGACAATCCTGGTAGCATTGCTGCATTCAGTAGAGATAGTAGAACAAAGCAGTTCACAGGCTTGTGTGTGGCTTACAATGCTAGTCTAGAAGGCTTTAAAGATGCTAGACCAATGATTGGTTTAGATGCTTACCACAGTAATG GCAAATATGGCGGGGTGATTATGAGTGATACAGCTTTGGATGGTAACGGTGGGTTATTCCCCCTTGCAGTCTACTTCACAAGGTTAGAGTGTAAAGAGACTTGGAATGCGTTTTTGGAGATCATTGCACCTAGTTTGCACCTCCACGACAAGCCTTTGACCTTCATTAGTGATAAACAAAAAG GTATAGAGTATGGTGTTCAAAGACAGTTTGGTTATGTCAATCATTTTCACAGGCTCTGTTTTAGACATCACTACAAGAACATGAAGATGAAGCATCCCGGACCTGAGATAGAGAAGCTTGCTTGGAAAGCAGCCAAGTCCTACAATGAAATTGATTATAATCAAGCAATGAAGGATCTAGGTGAAACAAAGATGCAAGCAAGAGAATAG
- the LOC113317838 gene encoding protein argonaute 12-like isoform X2 — protein sequence MKMYAGSVEALDPIETWPPNEYIVKPPRLVRPAGRPRTQRIKGRDDPGYDNRNAHRCGRFGLYGHHRTTCKGAPDGCESSTGLHIYHAPHIRRPPNTTGTGEHVNYSRTVRSTAGIRTTGFHGSSVGASGSGGGGGGGTNVTVAATVTGDDAIGASTQPARGGTTRRRGRVGATKGKRGGARGRNGGASTQSARVEGQYYPETQPARGRGRGRAIRMPGAGFGVGQYYPIENIARRASRMEHLLFGDAGAAAEPQQPTAGEPQQPAAEPQRPPAKRAKTGPQLVQWR from the exons ATGAAGATGTATGCAGGGAGTGTTGAAGCATTGGATCCCATTGAAACATGGCCACCT AATGAGTACATTGTTAAGCCACCAAGACTAGTAAGGCCAGCTGGTAGGCCAAGAACCCAGAGGATCAAGGGTAGAGACGATCCTGGATACGACAACAGGAATGCACATAGATGCGGGAGGTTTGGACTGTATGGGCATCATAGAACTACTTGCAAAGGAGCTCCAGATGGATGTGAATCTTCTACTG GTCTTCACATATACCATGCTCCACATATTAGAAGGCCACCAAATACAACTGGAACTGGTGAACATGTGAACTATAGCAGGACAGTAAGATCCACTGCGGGTATTAGGACAACTGGTTTTCATGGTAGTAGTGTTGGTGCAAgtggaagtggtggtggtggtggtggtggtacaaATGTAACAGTTGCTGCAACTGTAACTGGTGATGATGCAATTGGTGCTTCTACTCAGCCTGCCAGAGGTGGTACTACTAGGAGAAGAGGAAGAGTTGGTGCTACTAAAGGAAAAAGAGGTGGTGCTAGGGGAAGGAATGGTGGGGCTTCTACTCAGTCTGCTAGAGTTGAAGGCCAATACTATCCAGAGACTCAGCCTGCAAGAGGAAGAGGTAGGGGTAGAGCTATAAGGATGCCAGGTGCAGGTTTTGGTGTAGGCCAATATTATCCAATTGAAAACATAGCAAGAAGGGCTTCAAGGATGGAGCACTTGTTGTTTGGAGATGCTGGTGCTGCTGCCGAACCACAACAACCAACTGCAGGAGAACCACAACAACCAGCTGCAGAACCACAGCGTCCACCTGCCAAGAGAGCGAAAACCGGCCCTCAATTAGTGCAATGGAG GTGA
- the LOC113317838 gene encoding protein argonaute 12-like isoform X1: MKMYAGSVEALDPIETWPPNEYIVKPPRLVRPAGRPRTQRIKGRDDPGYDNRNAHRCGRFGLYGHHRTTCKGAPDGCESSTGLHIYHAPHIRRPPNTTGTGEHVNYSRTVRSTAGIRTTGFHGSSVGASGSGGGGGGGTNVTVAATVTGDDAIGASTQPARGGTTRRRGRVGATKGKRGGARGRNGGASTQSARVEGQYYPETQPARGRGRGRAIRMPGAGFGVGQYYPIENIARRASRMEHLLFGDAGAAAEPQQPTAGEPQQPAAEPQRPPAKRAKTGPQLVQWRY; this comes from the exons ATGAAGATGTATGCAGGGAGTGTTGAAGCATTGGATCCCATTGAAACATGGCCACCT AATGAGTACATTGTTAAGCCACCAAGACTAGTAAGGCCAGCTGGTAGGCCAAGAACCCAGAGGATCAAGGGTAGAGACGATCCTGGATACGACAACAGGAATGCACATAGATGCGGGAGGTTTGGACTGTATGGGCATCATAGAACTACTTGCAAAGGAGCTCCAGATGGATGTGAATCTTCTACTG GTCTTCACATATACCATGCTCCACATATTAGAAGGCCACCAAATACAACTGGAACTGGTGAACATGTGAACTATAGCAGGACAGTAAGATCCACTGCGGGTATTAGGACAACTGGTTTTCATGGTAGTAGTGTTGGTGCAAgtggaagtggtggtggtggtggtggtggtacaaATGTAACAGTTGCTGCAACTGTAACTGGTGATGATGCAATTGGTGCTTCTACTCAGCCTGCCAGAGGTGGTACTACTAGGAGAAGAGGAAGAGTTGGTGCTACTAAAGGAAAAAGAGGTGGTGCTAGGGGAAGGAATGGTGGGGCTTCTACTCAGTCTGCTAGAGTTGAAGGCCAATACTATCCAGAGACTCAGCCTGCAAGAGGAAGAGGTAGGGGTAGAGCTATAAGGATGCCAGGTGCAGGTTTTGGTGTAGGCCAATATTATCCAATTGAAAACATAGCAAGAAGGGCTTCAAGGATGGAGCACTTGTTGTTTGGAGATGCTGGTGCTGCTGCCGAACCACAACAACCAACTGCAGGAGAACCACAACAACCAGCTGCAGAACCACAGCGTCCACCTGCCAAGAGAGCGAAAACCGGCCCTCAATTAGTGCAATGGAGGTACTAA